Proteins from a genomic interval of Candidatus Nanosynbacter sp. HMT-352:
- a CDS encoding site-specific DNA-methyltransferase: MNGYNDNIHQQQIDKLQQLFPEAVTEGKIDWQKLQATLGEAVDLGERYGLGWKGKSDVFAVIQEKTVQTLHPDRANSVDWDTTGNMFIEGDNLAALKILHKAYYGKVKMIYIDPPYNTGNDFIYNDDFKQTRRSYEAEAGITDDEGNVVRDDGLRTNTGGHKHSNWLNMMYPRLFLARNLLRQDGVIFVSIDDNEVHSLRLMMNEIFGEENFVAQIVWQRKRGKDNSAKFLSRNHEYLLVFARSTDNLNFNRLELDETTLRAYKNPDNDPRGAYRLLGVWARGTQGGSRYEFKSKTGQIFSERLWLMNKESMARLDEEDKLVYSSSSDKVYRKLYVSENSGNIPETIWSDASNAANAADEIKKMFEFQIFDTVKPIPYIKRMLQLATDDNDIILDFFSGSGTTAHAVAELNAEDGGNRRWICVQLPELTDEKSEAYKAGYRTIADIARERIRRAGAKIRADQADKLASRSVPLDLGFRAYRVDYSNFKQWNELVSDPEEIRQQALANLDPLKEGTTDDDLLTELLLKRGISPLAKIEQHDNFCLIPSEKLVICLVHSMAEELSATILADSPSCVILLDRAFSDDVNLKVNLLLQAERQGVEVEVV; this comes from the coding sequence ATGAACGGCTATAACGACAATATACACCAACAACAAATTGACAAACTCCAGCAGCTCTTCCCCGAGGCAGTCACTGAGGGCAAAATCGACTGGCAGAAGCTTCAGGCGACTTTAGGCGAGGCGGTTGATTTGGGCGAACGCTATGGGCTTGGCTGGAAGGGTAAGAGCGACGTCTTTGCTGTCATCCAGGAGAAGACTGTCCAGACGCTCCATCCTGACCGGGCGAATTCCGTCGATTGGGATACGACGGGTAACATGTTTATCGAGGGTGATAATCTGGCGGCGCTAAAGATCTTGCACAAGGCGTATTATGGCAAGGTTAAGATGATCTATATCGACCCGCCCTACAATACTGGTAATGATTTCATTTACAACGACGATTTCAAGCAGACACGCCGTAGCTATGAGGCAGAGGCGGGCATCACTGATGATGAGGGTAATGTTGTGCGAGATGACGGCCTGCGCACCAATACCGGCGGGCACAAGCACAGCAACTGGCTAAACATGATGTATCCACGCCTCTTTTTGGCACGCAACCTGCTCCGCCAAGACGGCGTCATCTTCGTCTCGATCGACGACAACGAAGTCCACAGCCTCCGCCTGATGATGAATGAGATATTTGGGGAGGAGAATTTTGTAGCGCAGATTGTGTGGCAACGCAAAAGGGGTAAAGATAATTCCGCGAAGTTTTTAAGCCGTAACCATGAGTACTTGTTAGTTTTTGCTCGTTCAACTGACAACCTTAATTTTAATAGGCTTGAACTTGATGAGACGACGCTAAGGGCTTATAAAAACCCCGATAATGATCCCCGTGGAGCATATCGGTTGCTTGGCGTGTGGGCTCGTGGAACCCAAGGTGGATCCAGATATGAGTTTAAGTCAAAAACTGGACAGATATTTTCCGAGAGACTATGGCTGATGAATAAAGAATCGATGGCAAGGCTAGATGAAGAAGATAAGCTAGTATACTCCTCGTCATCTGATAAGGTCTATAGGAAACTATATGTTAGCGAAAATAGCGGCAACATCCCGGAGACCATTTGGAGTGATGCGTCTAATGCCGCAAATGCCGCAGACGAAATAAAAAAGATGTTTGAATTTCAGATTTTTGATACGGTTAAGCCCATACCTTACATCAAGAGAATGTTACAGTTAGCGACCGATGATAACGACATCATCCTCGACTTCTTCTCTGGTTCTGGCACAACCGCTCATGCTGTCGCCGAGCTCAATGCGGAAGACGGCGGTAACCGTCGCTGGATTTGCGTGCAGCTGCCTGAGCTGACCGACGAGAAGTCGGAGGCGTATAAAGCTGGCTACCGCACCATCGCTGATATTGCTCGTGAGCGCATTCGCCGGGCGGGTGCCAAAATCCGTGCTGACCAGGCGGACAAGCTAGCGTCTCGCAGTGTCCCGCTTGACCTTGGTTTTCGGGCGTATCGGGTGGATTATAGTAATTTTAAGCAATGGAATGAGCTGGTTTCCGATCCGGAGGAGATTCGCCAGCAGGCGCTCGCCAATCTCGATCCGCTAAAGGAGGGTACGACCGATGATGATCTGCTGACCGAGCTTCTGCTCAAGCGCGGCATCTCGCCATTGGCGAAGATTGAGCAGCATGATAATTTCTGCCTTATTCCGTCCGAAAAGCTCGTCATTTGCCTGGTGCATTCCATGGCAGAAGAGTTATCTGCGACCATCCTCGCCGACAGTCCGTCATGTGTCATCCTCCTCGACCGAGCCTTCAGTGACGACGTAAATCTAAAAGTAAACTTGCTCTTACAAGCCGAACGGCAGGGTGTAGAGGTGGAGGTGGTGTGA
- a CDS encoding anaerobic ribonucleoside-triphosphate reductase activating protein — MTMPPNTSDLAPSRQLKVSIGGIQKLSLVDYPGHVAAALFLSGCNMRCGYCHNPELVLPERLAPSLPVDEVMIFLKSRVGRLDGVVISGGEPTVNEDLPELCRMIKKLGFDIKLDTNGTHPDVVREMVEEGLIDFIAMDVKGPLEKYVEIAARPIDLEAIKENVRLMIDSGIDHEFRTTIVREQLEVSDFEKIGELVKGAKRFALQHFRTGTTISPKFANYHTFTDEEFREAQKIMERYVEECVIH; from the coding sequence ATGACGATGCCGCCGAACACCAGCGACTTAGCGCCGTCGCGGCAGCTTAAGGTATCAATTGGTGGAATTCAGAAGCTGTCGCTCGTGGATTATCCAGGGCACGTGGCGGCAGCTCTGTTTCTCTCTGGTTGTAATATGCGCTGCGGTTATTGCCATAATCCTGAATTGGTATTGCCTGAACGGTTAGCACCGAGCCTTCCAGTTGATGAAGTGATGATATTTCTAAAATCGCGAGTTGGTCGACTGGACGGCGTGGTGATTTCTGGTGGTGAGCCAACGGTAAATGAAGATTTGCCGGAGTTATGTCGGATGATTAAGAAACTTGGTTTTGATATTAAATTGGATACCAACGGCACGCATCCAGATGTGGTTCGCGAAATGGTTGAAGAAGGACTGATTGACTTTATTGCGATGGATGTAAAAGGTCCGCTGGAAAAATATGTTGAAATTGCGGCGCGACCGATTGATTTGGAAGCGATTAAGGAGAATGTCCGGTTGATGATTGATTCGGGAATTGATCACGAATTCCGTACGACAATTGTCCGCGAGCAACTAGAAGTTAGCGATTTTGAGAAGATTGGCGAGCTAGTTAAGGGCGCGAAGAGATTTGCCTTGCAACATTTTCGCACTGGCACGACAATTAGTCCAAAGTTTGCGAATTACCACACTTTTACCGACGAAGAATTTAGAGAAGCTCAGAAAATAATGGAAAGGTACGTTGAAGAATGCGTGATTCATTAG
- a CDS encoding STAS-like domain-containing protein, which translates to MIIHLQPVVGSFAENKEKAKELRVNKIMPTLAQRKKVTLDFKGVDGATQSFIHALISDPIRKYGDEAYDKLYYKNINEDVKEIVSTVYRYMQESLDGGSGE; encoded by the coding sequence ATGATCATCCATTTGCAGCCAGTTGTCGGCTCGTTTGCTGAGAATAAAGAAAAGGCTAAGGAGCTGCGTGTAAACAAAATTATGCCAACCCTAGCTCAGCGAAAAAAAGTCACATTAGATTTCAAAGGCGTTGATGGTGCAACCCAGTCGTTTATTCACGCTCTCATCAGCGATCCAATCCGCAAGTATGGCGACGAAGCCTACGATAAGTTGTACTATAAAAATATCAACGAAGATGTGAAAGAAATCGTATCTACGGTCTACCGATACATGCAAGAAAGCCTAGACGGTGGGAGTGGCGAATAA
- a CDS encoding DUF6414 family protein gives MFLRKLKRKTLQDKCPQELTIPTPVYLDYQTVFDMLAVIEDGLSQFQEIKTVYSDSKNDSNVDNARINSQGKIPLGFLSMDGEGGFNKSREKTQSNSKEISSKKIHTSVSLFAKLRAILTERDKVKYTLDGESSVGDFVEFKSKFQKIEIVRLINTMVQAMALGNKFTNSKSKTKLTKEMDEICKLIKPIGDTLLSCENIENARCLIELDEDVAKQFNIERLLRGEYSVFGKIVRVEEYGFNIFESTDLGLIKSDYLDTVLFGSFNGIVKEDSDISKMFNVPDKIPIIIEGRVFIVKPIAIFI, from the coding sequence ATGTTTTTACGCAAGCTTAAGAGAAAGACGTTGCAAGATAAATGCCCACAAGAGCTGACTATACCCACTCCGGTTTATCTGGATTACCAAACTGTATTTGATATGCTTGCTGTGATTGAAGATGGTCTTAGTCAATTTCAGGAGATTAAAACTGTCTACAGCGATTCAAAAAATGACTCTAATGTAGACAATGCAAGAATTAACTCACAAGGTAAAATACCGCTTGGCTTCTTGAGTATGGACGGAGAGGGTGGTTTTAATAAATCTAGAGAAAAAACTCAATCAAATAGTAAAGAAATTTCTTCTAAAAAGATTCACACAAGTGTTTCTTTATTTGCTAAACTAAGGGCTATACTTACTGAAAGAGATAAAGTTAAATATACTTTGGATGGTGAGTCCAGTGTTGGAGATTTTGTTGAGTTTAAGTCTAAATTTCAAAAAATCGAAATTGTAAGGCTGATAAACACGATGGTCCAAGCTATGGCTTTAGGTAACAAGTTTACTAATAGTAAGAGTAAAACTAAATTAACGAAAGAGATGGACGAGATATGTAAACTTATTAAGCCGATAGGAGACACACTCTTATCTTGTGAAAATATAGAAAACGCAAGGTGCCTCATTGAATTAGATGAAGATGTTGCAAAACAATTCAATATAGAACGATTATTGCGTGGTGAGTATAGTGTTTTTGGAAAGATAGTTAGGGTTGAAGAGTATGGATTTAATATATTTGAATCAACCGATTTAGGTCTAATAAAGTCAGACTATTTAGATACCGTGCTTTTTGGTTCGTTTAACGGCATAGTTAAAGAAGATAGTGATATAAGTAAGATGTTTAACGTTCCAGATAAAATACCGATCATTATAGAAGGCAGGGTATTTATTGTGAAGCCTATAGCAATTTTTATATAA
- a CDS encoding ATP-binding protein — protein sequence MRVFLSNQGNLRNIQTFLRSIDWSKPKELEIATHDKWITVHPANLALVAALAMQVGKNKTKIIGTVPATGIYLDRMGLYNLASTVSPFTYQEKEAAGRFVPLTVIKTPEDQSYFIAEMIPLLHLPEKDAMVIKYIIGELVRNVLEHANAKCGAIVAAQYYKKTNKVSIAICDTGIGIWKSMNETWHPKDDLEAVRYSLTPGITGTTSREGGTSENAGAGLFFIKSIAKITRSYFTIYSGKAEYTLLKNRTDQKSITLYADPFRDNSRRTNDLGDFHGTLVAVDIALDNTPEFKAIMSHIGSVYGEAIRERKRIKYRRPNFI from the coding sequence ATGAGGGTATTTCTGTCGAATCAGGGGAACTTGCGCAATATACAAACCTTTTTGCGGTCTATTGATTGGTCTAAACCTAAAGAGCTGGAAATTGCGACGCACGATAAATGGATAACAGTTCACCCGGCTAACCTTGCCTTGGTGGCTGCTTTGGCCATGCAAGTTGGTAAGAATAAAACGAAAATTATTGGTACAGTTCCAGCTACCGGTATCTATCTTGATAGAATGGGGCTTTACAACTTAGCAAGCACAGTATCGCCATTTACATATCAAGAAAAAGAAGCAGCTGGGCGATTTGTGCCGCTAACTGTCATAAAAACACCCGAAGACCAATCTTATTTTATCGCCGAAATGATACCATTGCTGCACCTGCCGGAAAAGGACGCGATGGTTATCAAATATATTATTGGCGAACTGGTGCGCAATGTTTTAGAGCATGCTAACGCGAAGTGCGGCGCTATCGTTGCCGCGCAATACTATAAAAAAACGAATAAAGTCAGTATCGCCATCTGTGATACCGGTATAGGAATCTGGAAAAGCATGAACGAGACGTGGCATCCAAAAGATGATCTGGAAGCGGTACGGTACAGTCTTACTCCGGGCATAACAGGAACAACTTCGCGAGAGGGTGGTACGAGTGAAAATGCTGGTGCCGGATTGTTTTTTATTAAATCAATTGCCAAGATTACCCGCAGTTATTTTACGATATACAGCGGCAAGGCAGAATATACGCTGCTGAAAAATAGGACCGACCAAAAATCGATTACATTATACGCCGACCCGTTTCGCGACAATAGTAGGCGGACTAATGATTTGGGAGATTTTCACGGCACGCTAGTTGCTGTAGACATCGCGCTGGATAACACACCAGAGTTTAAAGCAATCATGTCTCATATTGGCAGCGTATACGGCGAAGCGATTCGTGAACGAAAGAGAATAAAATACAGGAGGCCAAATTTTATATGA
- a CDS encoding ferredoxin--NADP reductase — MRDSLEVEIVRVRQENPEVKTLYFARPFDFTAGQYITVFIDGSSVREGKAYSISSTPDDELMSITVKNVGGEFSSYLCSRNVGDKLQISHAYGDFNPQTESPLVGIAAGCGLSPIWSVMASSSQPTFLYFSQKSPEYMVFGNELAASNIKVKKFSTRQQVEEKDGWFNSRFNVEKIVHETPEDAHFLVCGSLPFVKDVWQKLSAAGVSELKISTETFFEQ, encoded by the coding sequence ATGCGTGATTCATTAGAGGTTGAAATTGTGCGCGTCCGTCAGGAAAATCCTGAGGTGAAGACGTTATATTTTGCGCGACCGTTCGACTTTACCGCCGGACAATACATTACGGTTTTTATTGATGGCAGTAGCGTGCGTGAAGGGAAGGCTTATAGCATTTCTTCTACTCCTGACGATGAGCTAATGTCGATTACCGTGAAGAATGTTGGTGGCGAATTTTCTAGCTATTTATGTTCACGGAATGTTGGCGATAAATTACAAATTAGCCACGCTTATGGCGATTTTAATCCGCAAACAGAAAGCCCTTTGGTCGGAATTGCTGCGGGTTGCGGACTTAGTCCAATTTGGAGCGTTATGGCAAGTTCTAGCCAGCCGACGTTTTTATATTTTAGCCAAAAATCGCCAGAATATATGGTTTTTGGAAATGAGCTAGCGGCGTCAAATATTAAAGTGAAGAAGTTTAGTACTCGCCAGCAAGTTGAAGAAAAAGACGGTTGGTTTAACAGTCGATTTAATGTGGAAAAAATTGTTCATGAAACGCCAGAAGATGCGCATTTTTTGGTCTGTGGAAGTTTGCCGTTTGTTAAAGATGTTTGGCAAAAATTATCCGCCGCCGGCGTAAGTGAATTGAAAATTTCAACGGAGACGTTTTTCGAGCAATGA
- the radC gene encoding RadC family protein, producing MKVLDKPKIDRPREKLARYGTARLSDLELLMAIIGSGNARADVGKIAREVLKILRQKSGDVSYDDLRSVVGLGEAKIPVILASLELARRYLLDSDQPIIDSSEKAVELLSDIRDKKQEYFVCLTLDGVNRLIAKRVVTIGTLTASLVHPREVFADAIADRAASIIVAHNHPSGSLEASQADREVTHRLRQAGELLGISLVDHIILTKHSYKSIT from the coding sequence ATGAAAGTGCTCGACAAGCCGAAAATTGATCGTCCCCGCGAGAAGTTGGCACGTTACGGTACGGCGCGGCTGAGTGACTTGGAGCTGTTGATGGCGATTATTGGCAGCGGTAATGCTCGGGCCGATGTCGGCAAGATTGCGCGCGAAGTGCTGAAAATTTTGCGTCAAAAGAGCGGTGATGTTTCGTATGATGATTTACGTAGCGTGGTTGGTTTGGGCGAAGCGAAAATCCCGGTGATTTTGGCGAGTTTGGAACTGGCACGGCGGTACTTGCTAGATAGCGACCAGCCAATTATCGATAGCTCAGAAAAAGCCGTCGAACTGCTGTCTGACATTCGTGATAAAAAGCAGGAATATTTCGTCTGTCTGACGCTGGACGGTGTGAATCGTTTGATCGCCAAGCGGGTAGTGACCATCGGCACGCTGACCGCCAGCCTGGTACATCCGCGCGAGGTCTTTGCCGACGCCATCGCCGATCGTGCCGCCTCGATTATCGTGGCGCATAATCATCCGAGCGGGAGTTTGGAGGCGAGTCAAGCAGACCGGGAAGTAACGCACCGTTTACGCCAGGCGGGTGAACTGTTAGGAATTAGTTTGGTTGACCATATTATATTGACAAAACATTCGTACAAGTCAATTACATAA